A region of Leishmania panamensis strain MHOM/PA/94/PSC-1 chromosome 33 sequence DNA encodes the following proteins:
- a CDS encoding 33 kDa inner dynein arm light chain, axonemal, putative (TriTrypDB/GeneDB-style sysID: LpmP.33.1240): MDEVDLTTPLLQLNPPVLVRTTSGEVGAIDLVALRRTTTGIARTTPAVTSSPHPLTAGTAALSLAARRLHDAKRTAQNVYRQARDVTMPTMPGVSLAPLSRAQTIQDSGKRKCSLAGTARSRETATNSAAAASMGNSGHRPAADVRRDVGSAPPSPTAGLTPSRGAAPHAFMQPAATAAAASADSQRLSVNMPYLMRHVHDTAALLDVLFPIQHQSTAASPRCTGSPSGVSSDSKAAEEDAVQLVSVQTVSAAPAFREDVMALHGALRKRLEARRARPTGLCLIRRELYRDLFSELVRQVTVEEPARGLLLARVREEAERALQVHAALLREGERFVAGKLLQDTHDALVLEERLAALQQEKVVLEVRKHELLEARKAAVQCFEEERQLRHAQQQDELKYLRHANQQLSLRLKMETERESTAG; this comes from the coding sequence aTGGATGAGGTAGATCTCAccacgcctctcctccagctgAATCCGCCAGTGCTGGTGCGCACCACCAGTGGCGAAGTTGGCGCAATCGACCTGGTCGCGCTTCGGCGGACCACCACAGGGATAGCAAGGACCACACCCGCAGTGACCAGCTCGCCACACCCACTAACTGCTGGCACTGCCGCACTGTCTTTGGCAGCGCGCAGGCTGCACGATGCCAAGCGCACGGCACAGAACGTGTACCGACAAGCACGCGATGTCACCATGCCGACTATGCCTGGGGTGTCGCTGGCGCCCCTATCGCGAGCGCAGACCATACAAGACAGTGGAAAGCGCAAGTGCTCCCTTGCTGGCACTGCACGTAGCAGAGAAACAGCCACGAactctgccgctgcagcctcgATGGGCAACTCTGGACATCGCCCAGCGGCAGACGTGCGACGCGATGTTGGCTCCGCTCCACCATCACCGACTGCGGGCTTGACCCCAAGCCGAGGAGCCGCTCCTCACGCATTCATGCAacccgccgccacagcggctGCGGCCTCCGCGGACAGCCAGAGATTGTCGGTAAACATGCCGTACCTCATGCGGCACGTCCACGATACGGCGGCACTGCTTGACGTTCTCTTCCCCATTCAGCACCagtccaccgccgcctctcccAGGTGTACTGGGTCTCCTAGTGGCGTGAGTAGCGACAGCAAAGCTGCTGAGGAAGATGCGGTGCAGCTGGTCTCTGTTCAAACGgtctcagcagcgcctgcgttTCGTGAGGATGTCATGGCGCTTCATGGTGCACTGCGGAAGCGCCTCGAGGCTCGTCGGGCGCGGCCTACCGGCCTGTGCCTCATTCGGCGAGAACTCTATCGTGACCTCTTTTCAGAGCTGGTACGCCAGGTTACCGTCGAGGAACCAGCACGGGGTCTGTTGCTGGCCCGCGTACGAGAAGAAGCGGAGCGCGCCCTTCAGGTCcacgcagcactgctgcgcgaAGGGGAACGGTTTGTCGCTggcaagctgctgcaggacacGCATGACGCGCTTGTCCTGGAAGAGCGCCTCGCCGCCctgcagcaagagaaggTAGTCTTGGAGGTACGGAAACACGAGTTGCTGGAAGCCCGcaaggcagcggtgcagtgcTTCGAAGAGGaacggcagctgcggcatgcgcagcagcaggatgAGCTGAAGTACTTGCGACACGCGAACCAGCAGCTGAGCCTGCGGCTGAAGATGGAGACGGAGCGGGAGTCGACCGCGGGTTAG